One genomic region from Desulfuromonas acetexigens encodes:
- a CDS encoding DUF134 domain-containing protein, whose translation MSPRPRKPRVCCPHRAPGSLVFKPAGTPLSELERIDLDRDELEAIRLCDLDGLSQETAGERMGVSRGTVQRLVSGARRKVAAALVSGAALYIAPWTEGMTGKEGSDDGEADG comes from the coding sequence ATGTCCCCCCGCCCCCGCAAGCCCCGTGTCTGTTGCCCGCATCGGGCGCCCGGCAGTTTGGTCTTCAAGCCCGCCGGAACGCCCCTTTCCGAGTTGGAGCGCATCGATCTGGATCGCGACGAACTGGAGGCGATCCGCCTTTGTGATCTTGACGGTCTCAGCCAGGAAACGGCTGGCGAGCGCATGGGCGTTTCCCGGGGGACGGTGCAGCGCCTGGTTTCCGGCGCCCGCCGCAAGGTCGCTGCCGCCCTGGTCAGCGGCGCCGCCCTGTATATCGCGCCATGGACCGAGGGCATGACCGGGAAGGAAGGGTCCGATGACGGAGAAGCCGACGGATAA
- a CDS encoding sigma-54 interaction domain-containing protein gives MTEKPTDNPAHLATILDSVADGVFTVDDEMRITWFNRAAEEITGFTRAEALGQRCCEIFRSSVCFSACPVREAMTGGADVINREVDILDRDNREIPISISASVLRDEAGRPVGGVETFRDLSRLRALQREVEKKYTFHDLVSRHPAMRRLFDVLPDVAASGATVLLHGESGSGKELFARALHDLSPRRGGPLVTVNCGALPETLLEAEIFGAKKGAYTGAVADRPGRLEQAEKGTLFLDEIGDLPLSLQVKLLRVLENREYQPLGGRRARIADVRFIAASHRDLEAMVAEGTFRRDLFFRVNVVKLSIPPLRERREDIPLLLDMALDRFNRAYGKKLRGFTPDALRLLLDHDYPGNVRELLNLVERGVILGRSERLAAELFSEVASAGAPLAPPAPTAEPLDEVLRRHGGNQTRAARELGINRTTLWRRLKKAHRA, from the coding sequence ATGACGGAGAAGCCGACGGATAATCCCGCCCATCTCGCCACCATTCTCGACAGCGTCGCCGACGGCGTCTTTACCGTCGACGACGAGATGCGGATCACCTGGTTCAACCGGGCCGCCGAGGAAATCACCGGCTTTACCCGGGCCGAGGCGCTGGGGCAACGCTGCTGCGAGATCTTTCGCAGCAGCGTCTGTTTCAGCGCTTGTCCGGTGCGCGAGGCGATGACCGGCGGCGCCGATGTGATCAATCGCGAAGTGGATATCCTCGACCGGGACAACCGCGAGATCCCCATCTCGATCAGCGCCTCGGTGCTGCGGGACGAGGCCGGCCGCCCCGTCGGCGGGGTCGAGACCTTCCGCGACCTCTCGCGCCTGCGCGCTCTGCAGCGGGAGGTCGAAAAAAAATATACCTTTCACGATCTGGTCAGCCGCCATCCCGCCATGCGCCGGCTCTTCGACGTCCTGCCCGACGTGGCGGCGAGCGGGGCGACGGTCCTGCTGCACGGCGAGAGTGGCAGCGGCAAGGAGCTTTTTGCCCGCGCCCTGCATGATCTCAGCCCCCGCCGCGGCGGACCTCTGGTCACGGTGAACTGCGGCGCCCTGCCGGAGACGCTGCTCGAAGCGGAAATCTTCGGAGCCAAGAAGGGGGCCTACACCGGCGCGGTGGCCGATCGCCCCGGGCGTCTGGAGCAGGCGGAAAAGGGCACCCTCTTTCTCGATGAAATCGGCGATCTGCCCCTCTCTTTGCAGGTCAAGTTGCTGCGGGTGCTGGAGAACCGCGAGTACCAGCCCCTCGGCGGGCGGCGAGCGCGCATCGCCGATGTGCGCTTCATCGCCGCGAGCCATCGCGATCTGGAAGCGATGGTCGCCGAAGGCACCTTCCGCCGCGATCTCTTCTTTCGGGTCAATGTCGTCAAGCTCTCCATCCCGCCCTTGCGGGAACGCCGCGAGGATATCCCCCTGCTGCTGGACATGGCCCTGGACCGCTTCAATCGCGCCTACGGCAAGAAATTGCGCGGCTTCACCCCCGACGCCCTGCGCCTGCTGCTCGACCATGACTATCCCGGCAATGTGCGGGAGCTGCTCAATCTGGTGGAACGGGGGGTAATTCTGGGGCGAAGCGAACGGCTTGCTGCCGAACTCTTTTCCGAAGTGGCGTCGGCCGGCGCCCCCCTTGCCCCGCCGGCGCCGACAGCGGAGCCGTTGGACGAGGTGCTGCGCCGCCACGGTGGCAACCAGACCCGCGCCGCCCGGGAGTTGGGGATAAATCGCACCACCCTCTGGCGCCGGTTGAAAAAAGCGCACCGTGCCTGA
- a CDS encoding helicase C-terminal domain-containing protein, whose protein sequence is MNQSFTAETRLLMRHAIAAAGGNEVFFLGRADSEGRVCDAETLARGNAEAVPAILQVCRHGDVVIHNHPSGNLRPSRADIEIAGRLGELGVGFFIVDNPVENVYRVVEPFAPHREEDVAPERIDGILGPEGLVARSLPDYEDRPEQLRMAFAVGEAFNHGRLAVIEAGTGTGKSLAYLVPAILWALANRERVVVSTNTINLQEQLIRKDLPFLRRATNLEFRAVLVKGRSNYFCKRRAETARLEPGLFEEELSGELRAILDWAERTSDGSKEELPFLPKEQVWEEVRCEIDQCARVRCAHYAGCFFHKARRLAAQADLLVVNHALLLSDLALRMATDNYTTAAVLPPFDRIILDEAHHLEDVATNFLAGQVTRFSFSRQLGKLRHPRKPERGLLPRFLNALARELPENEDRLYRELHGQVEELLSACQALGEQAVFNLEAIGEELARALGKAIGPGEALKQRLVPPFTASPAWESMRERVRELIQAGDGLGRKLRELLKACEALPEATLEQLHGQLLDLRAPAGRLEGIAGDLRAFLAEEPETCAWLEVSQGRIGRGMGIVTRLQTAPLAVAGSLKQGIYDRYKTVVMTSATLTVGQSFRYFEERVGLDRTEPGRLSELLLASPFDFARQALLAIPTDLPEPGRPGYPEQVRDLTEQAILAAGGRSFVLFTAYSLLRRVHGELAPVLGARGYHCLRQGEDSRHRLLKTFRDDPASVLFGTDSFWEGVDVPGRALEQVIITRLPFKVPTEPVLEARAEAIEAQGGDAFMDYTVPQAVIKFKQGFGRLIRHRDDRGVVLILDTRVVKKGYGRIFLRSLPAARTLAAPTVEVLEAMRSFFRQEDAPK, encoded by the coding sequence ATGAATCAAAGCTTTACCGCCGAAACCCGCCTGCTGATGCGCCACGCCATTGCGGCGGCTGGGGGCAACGAGGTCTTTTTTCTCGGCCGCGCCGACAGCGAAGGGCGCGTCTGCGATGCCGAGACACTGGCCCGGGGCAACGCCGAGGCGGTCCCGGCCATCCTCCAGGTCTGCCGCCACGGCGACGTGGTCATCCACAACCACCCTTCGGGAAACCTCCGGCCGTCCCGGGCCGACATCGAAATCGCCGGGCGTCTCGGCGAACTGGGCGTCGGTTTCTTCATTGTGGACAACCCTGTGGAAAATGTGTACAGGGTGGTGGAACCTTTCGCCCCCCACCGGGAAGAGGACGTGGCGCCGGAGCGCATCGACGGGATTCTCGGTCCGGAAGGACTGGTAGCCCGCTCCCTGCCGGACTACGAGGACCGTCCGGAACAGCTGCGCATGGCCTTCGCCGTCGGCGAGGCCTTCAACCACGGCCGCCTGGCGGTAATCGAGGCCGGTACCGGCACCGGCAAGAGCCTCGCCTATCTGGTGCCGGCCATCCTCTGGGCGCTGGCCAACCGCGAACGGGTGGTCGTCTCGACCAATACCATCAATCTTCAGGAACAACTGATCCGCAAGGATCTCCCCTTTCTGCGCCGAGCCACCAACCTGGAATTCAGAGCGGTTCTGGTCAAGGGGCGCAGCAATTACTTCTGCAAGCGCCGGGCGGAAACGGCCCGGCTGGAGCCGGGGCTCTTCGAGGAGGAGTTGAGCGGCGAACTGCGCGCTATTCTCGATTGGGCCGAACGCACCAGCGATGGCTCCAAGGAGGAACTTCCCTTTCTGCCCAAGGAACAGGTCTGGGAAGAGGTGCGCTGTGAAATCGACCAGTGCGCCCGGGTGCGCTGCGCCCATTATGCCGGCTGCTTTTTCCACAAGGCGCGGCGACTGGCGGCCCAGGCCGACCTGCTGGTGGTCAACCACGCCCTGCTCCTCTCGGACCTGGCTCTGCGCATGGCCACCGACAACTACACGACCGCCGCCGTCCTTCCTCCCTTCGACCGCATCATCCTCGACGAGGCCCATCATCTGGAGGATGTCGCCACCAATTTCCTCGCCGGCCAGGTGACGCGCTTTTCCTTCAGCCGCCAACTCGGTAAGCTGCGGCATCCGCGCAAGCCCGAACGGGGCCTGCTGCCGCGCTTCCTCAACGCCCTGGCCCGGGAACTGCCGGAGAATGAGGACCGCCTTTACCGGGAGCTGCACGGCCAGGTCGAGGAACTGCTCAGCGCATGCCAAGCCCTGGGGGAGCAGGCTGTTTTCAACCTGGAGGCCATCGGCGAGGAGCTGGCCCGAGCCCTCGGCAAGGCCATCGGCCCGGGCGAGGCCCTCAAGCAGCGCCTGGTTCCCCCCTTCACCGCCAGCCCCGCCTGGGAATCGATGCGCGAGCGCGTCCGTGAATTGATTCAAGCCGGTGACGGCCTCGGCCGCAAGCTGCGCGAACTGCTCAAGGCCTGCGAGGCCCTGCCCGAGGCGACCCTGGAGCAGCTGCATGGGCAACTGCTCGACCTGCGCGCCCCGGCCGGCCGCCTGGAGGGGATCGCCGGCGATCTGCGCGCCTTTCTCGCCGAGGAGCCGGAGACCTGCGCCTGGCTGGAGGTGAGCCAAGGGCGCATCGGCCGCGGCATGGGGATCGTCACCCGGTTGCAGACCGCCCCTCTCGCTGTCGCCGGGTCTCTGAAACAGGGAATCTACGACCGCTACAAGACGGTGGTCATGACCAGTGCCACCCTGACCGTCGGGCAATCCTTCCGCTATTTTGAGGAACGGGTCGGCCTCGACCGAACCGAACCGGGACGGCTCAGCGAACTGCTCCTCGCCTCCCCCTTCGATTTTGCCCGCCAGGCGCTCCTCGCCATCCCCACCGACCTCCCCGAGCCGGGGCGTCCGGGCTATCCCGAACAGGTTCGCGATCTCACCGAACAGGCGATTCTCGCCGCCGGCGGCCGCAGCTTCGTCCTCTTCACCGCCTATTCCCTATTGCGGCGGGTCCATGGGGAACTGGCACCGGTCCTCGGCGCCCGGGGCTATCATTGCCTGCGCCAGGGGGAAGACAGCCGCCATCGGCTGCTCAAGACCTTCCGCGACGACCCGGCCAGCGTCCTTTTCGGCACCGATTCCTTCTGGGAGGGGGTGGATGTGCCGGGGCGGGCGCTGGAACAGGTGATCATCACCCGGTTGCCCTTCAAAGTGCCGACGGAACCGGTGCTGGAGGCGCGGGCCGAGGCGATCGAGGCACAGGGCGGCGACGCCTTCATGGACTACACCGTCCCCCAGGCGGTCATCAAATTCAAGCAGGGCTTCGGCCGCCTCATCCGCCACCGCGACGATCGCGGAGTGGTGCTGATTCTCGACACACGGGTGGTGAAAAAGGGTTACGGTCGAATCTTTCTCCGCTCCCTGCCGGCGGCGCGCACCCTGGCGGCACCGACGGTGGAAGTTCTGGAAGCGATGCGCTCCTTCTTCCGGCAAGAGGACGCTCCAAAATAA
- a CDS encoding cation diffusion facilitator family transporter, whose product MDLSEKIALQSLAVNGALVTIKVGLALFSGSLALRADALHSATDVLSALVVWIGIRIAGRSNRNFPYGLYKVENLVALGSSLLIALAGYEIVREVFSGSAQALVENSVAAAVGVALTIAIAWVFSRYELKMARQTGSPSLLADARHIWSDMLSSLVIMAALLGSAFGIGLDRYAALVAVFFIGRAALGIFLDSVRVLLDASLDPAGIEAIREVVNADPRVARINELRARNAGRYKFVELDLALRVESLEKGHQVAEELKQQIRSRLEHVDHVQVHSAPQRKETLILAMPLAADRSTLSRHFGEAPWFRLVTLDPQTGEIRADHFLRNPHEHLEKAKGIKVAGWLLEQELDMIVVLQDLGGKGPGFVLGNAEVATRLAEAEEAEVVLAEIRQDCLEGRL is encoded by the coding sequence GTGGACCTCTCGGAGAAAATCGCCCTTCAGTCCCTCGCCGTCAATGGGGCACTGGTGACCATCAAAGTGGGGCTGGCCCTTTTTTCGGGGAGCCTGGCGCTGCGCGCCGATGCCCTCCATTCTGCCACCGACGTTCTTTCCGCCCTGGTGGTGTGGATCGGTATCCGTATCGCCGGCCGTTCCAACCGGAACTTTCCCTATGGGCTGTATAAGGTCGAAAATCTCGTGGCTCTCGGCTCCTCGCTGCTCATCGCTTTGGCCGGTTATGAGATTGTGCGCGAGGTCTTTTCCGGCTCTGCCCAGGCCCTTGTGGAGAATAGCGTCGCCGCCGCCGTCGGCGTCGCCCTGACTATCGCCATCGCCTGGGTCTTTTCCCGTTACGAGCTGAAGATGGCGCGGCAAACGGGCTCGCCGAGCCTGCTCGCCGATGCTCGCCACATCTGGAGCGATATGCTCTCCTCCCTGGTGATCATGGCCGCCCTGCTCGGTTCGGCTTTCGGTATCGGCCTCGATCGTTACGCGGCCCTGGTCGCGGTCTTCTTTATCGGGCGGGCGGCTCTGGGGATCTTCCTCGACTCGGTTCGGGTGCTGCTCGATGCCTCCCTCGACCCCGCCGGGATCGAGGCGATCCGCGAGGTGGTCAACGCCGATCCTCGGGTGGCGCGGATCAACGAACTGCGGGCGCGCAACGCCGGCCGCTACAAATTTGTCGAGCTCGATCTGGCGCTGCGGGTGGAGAGCCTGGAAAAGGGGCATCAGGTGGCGGAGGAACTGAAGCAGCAGATCCGCTCGCGGCTGGAGCATGTCGATCATGTGCAGGTGCACTCCGCGCCGCAACGGAAGGAGACCCTGATCTTGGCCATGCCTTTGGCGGCTGACCGGAGTACGCTGTCCCGGCATTTCGGGGAAGCTCCCTGGTTTCGGTTGGTGACGCTCGACCCCCAAACCGGTGAGATCCGCGCCGACCATTTTCTCCGTAATCCCCATGAGCACCTGGAAAAAGCCAAGGGGATCAAGGTTGCCGGCTGGCTGCTCGAACAGGAGCTCGACATGATCGTGGTTCTTCAGGATCTCGGCGGCAAGGGGCCGGGTTTTGTCCTGGGTAATGCCGAGGTGGCGACCCGCCTGGCGGAGGCGGAGGAGGCCGAAGTGGTCTTGGCCGAGATCCGGCAGGATTGCCTGGAAGGACGGCTGTAG
- a CDS encoding arsenic resistance protein, with translation MLNFLKILQKNLSLAIPVAMILGLLAGGYLFDAAPLKSLIIPITFLMVYPMMATLNVRSVFTGSDLRLQVVTQIINFVLIPLVVYFLGKLFFTGSEAKYGLWAVGLFLIGVLPASGMTISWTGFAKGNKEAATKMLVFGLLIGALAAPVYTKVFMGATVDVDMLHMFQQICLFVFLPLVVGLLTQNYLRKKHGQKAWAEVYSPMFPPFSALGVTLIAFVAMALKAKTILANPADILKILIPLAIFYLLSYVLLSLVGKFFFRREDAIAMVFGVVMRDLSIALAIAMTAFGKEGSTIALLIALAYVIQIQSAAWYIRLVPRIFGTAPGETPTKA, from the coding sequence ATGCTCAATTTTTTGAAAATCCTCCAGAAAAACCTGTCCTTGGCGATTCCCGTAGCGATGATCCTCGGCCTGCTCGCCGGCGGTTATCTTTTCGATGCCGCTCCCCTGAAAAGCCTCATCATCCCCATCACCTTCCTGATGGTCTATCCGATGATGGCGACCCTAAACGTGCGCTCGGTCTTCACCGGCTCCGACCTGCGCCTGCAGGTTGTGACACAGATCATCAACTTTGTGCTGATCCCGCTCGTTGTCTACTTCCTCGGCAAGCTCTTTTTTACCGGCAGTGAGGCCAAATACGGGCTCTGGGCGGTCGGCCTCTTTCTCATCGGGGTCTTGCCGGCCTCGGGCATGACCATCTCCTGGACCGGTTTTGCCAAGGGAAACAAGGAGGCGGCGACCAAAATGCTCGTCTTCGGTCTGCTCATCGGTGCCCTGGCGGCGCCGGTCTATACCAAGGTCTTCATGGGGGCAACGGTCGATGTGGATATGCTGCACATGTTTCAGCAGATCTGTCTCTTCGTCTTCCTGCCTCTGGTGGTGGGACTTCTGACCCAGAACTATCTGCGCAAGAAGCACGGCCAGAAAGCCTGGGCTGAGGTCTACAGCCCGATGTTTCCGCCCTTTTCGGCGCTGGGGGTGACGTTGATCGCTTTCGTCGCCATGGCCCTGAAGGCTAAGACGATCCTCGCCAACCCGGCGGATATCCTGAAGATTCTCATCCCGCTGGCAATCTTCTATTTGCTCTCCTATGTGCTGCTGTCGCTTGTCGGCAAGTTCTTCTTCCGTCGTGAAGATGCCATCGCCATGGTCTTCGGCGTGGTCATGCGCGACCTTTCCATCGCTCTGGCCATCGCCATGACCGCTTTCGGCAAGGAGGGGTCGACCATCGCTCTACTCATCGCCCTGGCCTACGTCATCCAGATTCAGTCAGCGGCCTGGTATATCCGCTTGGTGCCGCGTATTTTTGGTACCGCGCCGGGGGAAACGCCGACCAAGGCTTGA
- a CDS encoding putative manganese transporter, giving the protein MLSILQETFLHALMISGFVFVMMLVIEYLNVLTQGVWQEGLRGSRWRQYLLAAFLGASPGCLGAFAVVSLYSHRVVSLGAVVAAMVATSGDESFVMLTLIPQASLGLFSVLMLVGLAAGILTDRLVSERAAACPLDGPGIAYHPQEPCRCFPRGQILAQWRHCTLARAVLMLTLTLFSLSLAAGWVGPPAWNWVRLTLLLTTLTGLFIVATVPDHFLEEHLWHHVARVHAPRIFLWTFGALLVMHLLLKPLNLESWIAANPLWLLLIAGLVGLVPESGPHLIFVTLYSQGIIPFSVLLTSSIVQDGHGMLPLLAESRRDFFQVKGINLAVGLLVGGLAYLIGY; this is encoded by the coding sequence ATGCTGTCCATTCTTCAGGAAACCTTTCTCCATGCCTTGATGATCAGCGGTTTCGTCTTCGTGATGATGCTGGTCATCGAATATCTCAATGTTCTCACCCAAGGGGTCTGGCAGGAAGGGCTGCGCGGCAGCCGCTGGCGGCAATATCTGCTGGCGGCTTTTCTCGGCGCCTCCCCCGGCTGTCTCGGGGCCTTCGCCGTCGTTTCCCTCTACTCGCACCGGGTCGTCTCCCTGGGGGCGGTGGTCGCGGCGATGGTCGCCACCAGCGGCGACGAATCCTTCGTCATGCTCACCCTGATTCCACAAGCCTCCCTCGGCCTCTTCTCGGTGCTCATGCTGGTCGGGCTGGCGGCGGGGATTCTCACCGATCGGTTGGTGTCGGAACGCGCGGCCGCCTGTCCCCTGGACGGGCCCGGCATCGCCTATCACCCACAGGAACCGTGCCGCTGTTTCCCCCGGGGTCAGATCCTTGCCCAGTGGCGGCACTGCACTCTCGCCCGGGCCGTGCTGATGCTCACCCTGACCCTCTTTTCCTTAAGTCTGGCGGCGGGATGGGTGGGGCCACCGGCCTGGAACTGGGTGCGCCTGACCCTGCTGCTGACGACCCTGACCGGGCTCTTCATCGTCGCCACCGTCCCCGATCATTTTCTCGAAGAACACCTCTGGCACCATGTGGCGCGGGTGCATGCACCGCGCATCTTCCTCTGGACCTTCGGGGCCTTGCTGGTGATGCACCTGCTTCTCAAGCCCCTCAACCTTGAGAGCTGGATCGCTGCCAACCCCCTGTGGCTGTTGCTGATCGCCGGACTGGTCGGCCTGGTTCCCGAATCGGGACCGCATCTGATCTTCGTCACCCTCTACAGCCAGGGGATTATCCCCTTCAGCGTGCTGCTGACCAGCTCCATCGTTCAGGACGGTCACGGCATGCTCCCCCTGCTGGCCGAATCGCGCCGGGATTTTTTCCAGGTCAAGGGGATAAATCTGGCGGTCGGCCTGCTGGTCGGCGGTCTCGCTTATCTGATCGGATACTGA
- a CDS encoding DUF302 domain-containing protein, translating to MNSAEIYRAHSIKPLDSFVADFEKAAVKRGFSIHNRDNMAMADLYREKNHPMPEDFDLHMIQICKPDKSSQSFQTNIERAPLMPKFVMAFSKDGATEVRFLYYSKELIASLIPGDAVFPESLEQTYGAIRAMIEEAL from the coding sequence ATGAATTCAGCGGAAATCTACCGTGCCCACTCCATCAAACCCCTCGACAGTTTTGTCGCCGATTTCGAAAAAGCCGCCGTCAAGCGCGGCTTCAGCATTCACAATCGGGACAACATGGCCATGGCCGATCTCTATCGGGAAAAGAACCACCCCATGCCGGAAGATTTCGATCTGCACATGATCCAGATCTGCAAGCCGGACAAGTCCTCCCAGAGTTTCCAGACCAACATCGAGCGCGCCCCGCTCATGCCCAAGTTCGTCATGGCGTTCAGTAAAGACGGCGCGACCGAGGTGCGTTTTCTCTACTACAGCAAGGAACTGATCGCTTCATTGATTCCCGGCGATGCGGTCTTCCCCGAATCCCTGGAGCAGACCTACGGCGCGATTCGCGCGATGATCGAGGAAGCCCTGTAA